Genomic DNA from Blastocatellia bacterium:
GGTCTGGCTCTTTGAGTCCAATGCCGAGCGCGCGATCAAAGGCCAACGCCGGCGCTTGCGTGCGTCGTTTCCTCATGAGATCGGGAATGATCACGATCGGGAATTCCAATCCTTTGGCCTTGTGGATCGTCATGATTTGCACCACATCTTGATTGCCGCCTTCGATTGGCGCTTCGCCTTCGCGCGTTTCCATCTCGGTGAATTGCCGGATGAATTGGATGAAATCGCGTAGGACGTGTGGCCCGCTGGCCTGGAAGTTGCGGGCCAGCTCAACCAGCTTTTGGAGATTGGCCACGCGCTGATGGCCATCATAAAAGGTGGCTTGGATGGCGTCAAAGTGTGTTGCTTCGATGATCTGTTGCAACAGGTCGGCCAGCGGGATGCGATTGCGCCGGTCGAGCAACTGGGCGAGCACCTCGGCAGCGCGCGCCACCAACGGCGATTGCTCCGGCGCGATGCCCCACGCGCCTTGATAATCCAGCAAGCTGCTCAGCATGGGATGATGCTCCAAGCCGCCGCCAGAGCGCATTTGCGCGTACTGATGCAGCCAGTAGAGCGTGTTGTCCGAGAGTCCAAACAATGGCGACCGCAGCGCCGCGACCAGCGCAATCTCATCAGTGCGATTTTCCAAGACGCGGAGCAACGACAACACGTCCTGAATTTCTTCGCGCTCATAAAAACCGCGACCGGCAAGCACGTAATAGGGAATCCCACGTTGACGCAGCGCCCGCTCATAAGTCTTGATGTCGGTCATGGCGCGAAACAGCATGGCGATGTCGCCGTAACGCACGGGACGCCACGATGGCTGACCGTCGGCGCTCGGTTCGCCAACCAAACATTCTCCGGTATGGACCATCTGGACAATGCGCTCGGCGATGCGTTCTGCTTCGCGTTCACGACCTTCATCCAGGTTCTTCACGTGCTGGCCGATTTCCAGGATCAATTCCACCGGCGGATGCGGCGATTCAGGGCGGTCGGCCTCGCTGGGTATGAACTCGACATAGCCGAGCCGTTGCATCGAAGACATGGGCTGGTCAGGATCAGGAGTCATCAGCCGCGAGAAAAATTCATTGAAGAATCGAACGAGCGAAGCCGTGCTGCGGAAGTTTTTCTCCAGCACCAGCTCGACGCCGCCTTGCTCCCGGACGTGCCGCGCGGCCTCGGTGAAGACTTCGACGGCTGCACCGCGGAAATTATAAATGGACTGTTTCGCGTCGGCCACAATGAATAGATTGACTGCGGGGCTTGTGCCTTGGGCTGCGACCGACGCGGCGCCGCTCATGAGCAGATCAATGATGTCTTTCTGAAGCTGGTTCGTGTCCTGAAATTCGTCTACCAGCATGAAGCGGTATCGCTCACCATAGCGGCGAGCCAGATACGGATACGTGCGGAGCAGCGAGCGCGTCTTCAATTGCAGGTCTTCATAATCAAGGCCGTTGGCTTGCGCTTTGGCCGCTTGATAGTTGCGATCAATCTGCTCAAGGATGCGGATCAGCGATCCGAGTGTCTGCCGCGTGCAAACGTCATAGAACAGCTCACCAACTTCGTTGATCTGTTGCTCCAGCGCTGCGGCCAGTTCCTTGACGGCGTTGGCGCGTTTCTCCACCTTGGCCTCTGCGAGCGCCTCCAGGCACTCATCAAAGAACGGAGCCTCTTCGATACGCGGCTCGGTTGGCAGCAATGAACGATAATGCCTCCAGGCCTCACCGAGGGCTTCGACTTGTTCACGCGCTTTGGGCGGCAGTTTGTCCAGCGCGGTCAGTTGATTGATCGTCGCATTCAAGCGCTCCAAGGCTGCCCGGTAATCGTCCGTTGTGCCGAGATGTTGCCGTGTCAGTTGTTCGACTTGGCCAAGCTCAAGTCCCAGCGTGCGGGTGGTGAAATAGAGTTCGGCCAAATGCTCGATCAAGCCCATCCGAGAATAGCCGGTCACAAAGCGGGCGGCGGTCTCATCTTCAATGTCAACCAGGTGATTGATAACCTCTTCGACGACCTGATAGAGCAACAGGCGGCTGGTGTATTCATCCAGAATAGCGAAGGCGGGATCAACCTGCGCTTCGACCGGGTGCGCGCGCAGCACACTGGCGCAGAATCCGTGAAACGTGGAGATAGCGGCTTCCTCCAATCGTTGTGCCAGTTCGTGCCAGTGACGCGCCTCGGCTGTGGAAGTGGCCGTTTGCGACAACTCGGTCAACTCGCGGCGGATTCTCTCCTTCATTTCATTGGCCGCTTTGTTGGTGAACGTAATGGCGACGATCTGATCCAGTTCAGCCTGGCCACCTCGCAGAATGTTCAGCACACGTTCGACGAGCACGCGCGTTTTGCCGGCGCCGGGGCCTGCGGTGACGACGCAGGAGCGGTCCAGTAGCTGGATTGCTCGTTGTTGGTTTGGTGTCAGATGTTCCATCAGGGTGAGTGCTCGGTGCTTTTCATCCGGATTCGTTGTCTGTCAAACCGGCACACAGCGTGATAGAGGCAACGCGGGCAACAGGCATCGTCTTTCGGCTCGACGCGAAAATCGCCCCGTCGCATCCCGTCCACGTATTTCCAGGCATACGCTTCAGCTTCCTGCAATGTCTGTTGCCACTCTTCGGGTGTGACGTTTGAATTGGCGCGTGGCCCAATCCCCGTGTGCGATTGGAGATCATGCCGATACATGCCGCGATTGCGGTTAAAATGAGACTCTTTGAGCGAGTAATAGCCGCCGCCGATCACCTCTTCATCCGGCGCCAGGAACAAATCGGACAAGGCGCGAATGTAGAGCGGGATTTGCAAATCCACGCCGGCTTGCATCTCTTTCAGACTAGCGCCCGCGCCCGATTTGTAATCGTAGATGATGTACTTGCCGTCGGGTGAACGATCCACGCGATCCATGCGCCCGCGCAGTTGGATCAGGTCTTTGCCGCGGTTGAGCCGAAAGCACTCTCTGCGCGAATCTGGGTGACTCGCGTCCGACTCGGTCATCCCGAATCCCAGTTCCAGCCAGTGCGGCTGCACACCGGCGGCAGAGACTTGCTCCTGATAGGCGATCTCGACGTCAAGGAATCGTCGCAGCGTATCCCGCAGGCTCTCTTTTTGCAGCGCCCACAGACCGGCGTGGATCGGCAGCGACTTCTCTTCATAGTATGCGAACACGTCGTCGGCCACTTGCAGCAGCTCCTCTTGATATTCGCGGCGACGTGAGCTGCTCAAGTTGGTATCGGTGTGCCGCTGCATGAATTGATGCAGAATCGTATGCAGTAACCAGCCGCGATCCAGCGCCACCAGATCAAGCGAGGCTTCTTCCCGTTCTTCCAGTTGCAAGATGCGCTGGCAGAAGAATTGAAACGGACAGCGACCGTAGCTGTTAAGCTGGCTCGCCGAATAGACGCGATTTGGACCGAACCGGCTACGCAACTGTTGGTGGATGGTTGGGTCGGTGAGCAGCCCGTCGTGCGGACCGAACGTTGAGCCTTGTCGTTCCTCTTCACTCTGAAGCCGTGTGAGCACAGATGACGAGACATGTCCGGCAGCAACCGCCCAGTTATAGAGATGCAGCACCAGCGCATCGTCAGGCCCTGATTGATAGAGTCCGGCCAGCACACTACGCGTCAACTCGGCGGGCGAGGCGCTGCGGCGAACATCATAGACGCTCGGACTCCGTTCGATCACGGGCACGAGACTCTCTAAGCCAACGCCATACAATCGGCGCAGCTCGGAAACGAAGCCGGAGACGACCACCGCCTCGCCACGAGCATCGGCGCGCGAGTACGATACATACAATCGCTCGGTTGCTTGGCAGGCAGCGTGATAGAAGAAGTGCGCTTCTTTAGCAGCGAATGTTTTCGGCGATAGGTCTTCAAGAAACAGGCCGGCTTCAGCCAGTTGTTGCCGCTCGTTGGTCGGATAGATCCAATCACGCGCCGGCGCCATCGGAAACACGCCTTGTGCCAGCCCAGTGATGAATATCGCACGAAACGGCAACCCGCGTGCCTCGGTCGCTTCGAGGATCGTAACACCCACCGGATCACTGCGCCGTGTATGCAGCAGCGTTCGCTGGAGTAGATGGGACATCATTTCATAGAATTGCTCAATTGATAATCGGCCCCATCGTCCATTGTCAGCAGTTTCGGCGAGCCGCTCGATTTGTTCCAGCGTTTGATGCAACGTCTCCAGCGCCCGCAGATCAAGCGAGAGCAGGCGTAATGCTTCTTCGTCCAGCCCAGCTTGGGCAAGCCGCTGGCGCAACCGCTCGCGCAGACGGAACGCGCCGAGCGCGGCCCTCCATCCCTGAATCAACTCACTCAGTGTTCCCTCTTGTGGTATCAGCGCCAGCGCCTGGCGTATCTGATCAAGCGATTGCAACGCGTGCTCAAGTTGCGTCACGCCACGATTGATGCGGAACAATTCCTGCTCCACCTGCTCAGGGTCAACAAGCCGTGAGGTCAGCGTGCTGGCTTGATGCTGTTTTGCCGCGCGAATCCGTTTGACCCGTTGTCGCCATTGCCGTATAGGAATTTGCGTGCCGACAGCCAGCACAGCATTTTCAACAGCATCCCGGTCTAGTGCGCTGAAATGATCCAGGTAATCGTTCTTCAGCAAACTCAGGTACGGCTCCGTCTCTTCATAAGCCACGCGGGCAGCCAGCACCTTCATGGCGGCCTTGACCGACGGGACAGAAGTGAGCGGCTCGCGCGCGTTCAACGCGACGGGCACGCCGAAGTGCCGCAGGGTATCGTGAACCGCTTTCAGGTAACCGGAAGGCTCACGCACGATGACGCCGATCTCCTGCGGGCGATAGTCCTGCTCGACGATGAGTCGCTTAATTTCTTTGACGACCTCTTCAACTTCATGCGCCATGCTTGCGCCCGACAGCACGGTGATCGGAGGCGACGCCGCAGACGCCTCAGCTTCTGGATTGAATAAGCCAGTGCGGAGCGGCTCCAGCGCGGGCGCATGTGGCAACGTGGCGGCGTTGTGTTCAACGGGCATCGGCTCCGAGAGGCGCTCAAAGAAGCGGAATGTGTCTTGCAACGGTTCGGCAAACACCGTCGGATGACGCGGATCGTGCGTCAGATTGACCACGACTTCAGGGATACGCTCGATCAAATAGCGGAGCAGATTCTTTTGAATCGGCGTGAAGTCAAAGAAGCCATCAATGAACAGCGTTGTCGTCTGTGCGAGCCCGGGTGGCAAATCCGGTCGCGATTGGAGCACCTGCAAGGCGCCTGCGGTCGCTTCATCGGCGTCCATCAGTCGGCACTCATCCAATGTTTGCTGGTACGCCTCATAGATGGCGGCGATGTCCAGGTCGCGCGCCTCCGGTTGTTGGGTGTTGATAAACTCACGCAGTTGCTGAGGAGTCATCCCGGCCCGCTTGATTTCACCGATCACTTGCCCCACCGATTCAACTGTGCCCGGCAGCCGCGCGATGGCCGGAATATGCTGCAAAGTGCCCGCTGCGGCGAGTTGGGCGATGACCTGCTCAAGCAGGAAGTATTTCATTCCGTCTTCAATCGGTCGGCGATCGTGGCCGGCCTGCCGCAGTATGTAGCGTGTCAATCCATCAAACAGAAATACGCGCAGCTCGGTGCACGCTTTCACTCGTTGACCATCAACGATACGCGCCGTGATATGGTCTAGCAACGCACGCGTGGCCACCAGATAGATAAAGGAATTTGCTTGTCCAGTCAGGATGGCTTGCTGGCAGCGTTCAATGAACTGCTCGCGGTTCGTTCCTAAGACAGGTTCGGTCAGGATCAGTTTGCTTGCCATGCGTCGGCAGGATTATACCACTCAGGGTGGAGCAATCAAACAAGCGGTTGACGATCGCTCGAATGCGCGTGCGAATCCTGCGGGAGGGCACGAATCCTGCGTGCCTGGTGGAACTCAGAGTCCAGCACGCTAGAGCAATTTTCAATGACCCGTACCCTGGGAGCGCCCGCATCTTGCGGGCTCCAGCACGTTGGAAGCGGGCGCTCCCGGCTTATCTTCCCGCGTGGCGTGGTTGCACATGGGCATTTCCTGCGCATTCATTCTGCTCGGGCAGCCGCTCGCTGCGCCGCGTCATTGATTTGTCACCGTGACACGCATGAAGTAAAGATGACTTGCTCCGCCGCCGGCGCCGCCCGCTTGCTCAACGCGGATGTAGTACCGCCCGTTGGTGGGAATGCGAAATGACAACGCAGCCTCTGTAATCAGCCCGCTTGCGTGCGCGCGGGCGCGTTCGCGTCCGTTTGCGTCGAAGACAGTTAGGACGGCATCGGTGGGCAATGTGGGAGCGAGTGTTCGCGCCACGATCATCACATTGAGCGTCTGAGCAGTGGTAGCCGAGACGCTGAAGAAATCGGCATCGCCTGCCGTGTCAATCGTG
This window encodes:
- a CDS encoding UvrD-helicase domain-containing protein, yielding MEHLTPNQQRAIQLLDRSCVVTAGPGAGKTRVLVERVLNILRGGQAELDQIVAITFTNKAANEMKERIRRELTELSQTATSTAEARHWHELAQRLEEAAISTFHGFCASVLRAHPVEAQVDPAFAILDEYTSRLLLYQVVEEVINHLVDIEDETAARFVTGYSRMGLIEHLAELYFTTRTLGLELGQVEQLTRQHLGTTDDYRAALERLNATINQLTALDKLPPKAREQVEALGEAWRHYRSLLPTEPRIEEAPFFDECLEALAEAKVEKRANAVKELAAALEQQINEVGELFYDVCTRQTLGSLIRILEQIDRNYQAAKAQANGLDYEDLQLKTRSLLRTYPYLARRYGERYRFMLVDEFQDTNQLQKDIIDLLMSGAASVAAQGTSPAVNLFIVADAKQSIYNFRGAAVEVFTEAARHVREQGGVELVLEKNFRSTASLVRFFNEFFSRLMTPDPDQPMSSMQRLGYVEFIPSEADRPESPHPPVELILEIGQHVKNLDEGREREAERIAERIVQMVHTGECLVGEPSADGQPSWRPVRYGDIAMLFRAMTDIKTYERALRQRGIPYYVLAGRGFYEREEIQDVLSLLRVLENRTDEIALVAALRSPLFGLSDNTLYWLHQYAQMRSGGGLEHHPMLSSLLDYQGAWGIAPEQSPLVARAAEVLAQLLDRRNRIPLADLLQQIIEATHFDAIQATFYDGHQRVANLQKLVELARNFQASGPHVLRDFIQFIRQFTEMETREGEAPIEGGNQDVVQIMTIHKAKGLEFPIVIIPDLMRKRRTQAPALAFDRALGIGLKEPDRRGRPHQTRMRRRVEEYIEWREYFESQRLLFVAATRAMDYLILAGAAPETKDRDSWPDAPLRKATSWLQWLCAILEITDAQSLPQTYQWNGIPLRITRREAPTAETPEAPSRLIDRFTEIRQAQAIPANALPQLDDEGQQVLASLCRLIEPIKIEPLTSAQPLAVTRLLSVARCPLQYYYESVLGLPALDEYEPDFKPQTSDLEAQSLSVMPRAYSPTTRGTIVHRFCERYDGSEPWEPVLQQLVEEAVTTADTDDLQTARQRVLADVKPLVEHYLSSELWKEIEQILWGGKPGRVESELEFLYHTGSIPLRGRIDKLLINSQGRVTIIDFKTNRVTAQQVETVAREYELQLQIYAAAARHAWPSHTVRAELYFLHPNVRWEIPAERLEESQTIAQLRELSEQVLRIRHVDDATPYPSPERCRSCQCFSFCPARAADTLA
- a CDS encoding exodeoxyribonuclease V subunit gamma; its protein translation is MASKLILTEPVLGTNREQFIERCQQAILTGQANSFIYLVATRALLDHITARIVDGQRVKACTELRVFLFDGLTRYILRQAGHDRRPIEDGMKYFLLEQVIAQLAAAGTLQHIPAIARLPGTVESVGQVIGEIKRAGMTPQQLREFINTQQPEARDLDIAAIYEAYQQTLDECRLMDADEATAGALQVLQSRPDLPPGLAQTTTLFIDGFFDFTPIQKNLLRYLIERIPEVVVNLTHDPRHPTVFAEPLQDTFRFFERLSEPMPVEHNAATLPHAPALEPLRTGLFNPEAEASAASPPITVLSGASMAHEVEEVVKEIKRLIVEQDYRPQEIGVIVREPSGYLKAVHDTLRHFGVPVALNAREPLTSVPSVKAAMKVLAARVAYEETEPYLSLLKNDYLDHFSALDRDAVENAVLAVGTQIPIRQWRQRVKRIRAAKQHQASTLTSRLVDPEQVEQELFRINRGVTQLEHALQSLDQIRQALALIPQEGTLSELIQGWRAALGAFRLRERLRQRLAQAGLDEEALRLLSLDLRALETLHQTLEQIERLAETADNGRWGRLSIEQFYEMMSHLLQRTLLHTRRSDPVGVTILEATEARGLPFRAIFITGLAQGVFPMAPARDWIYPTNERQQLAEAGLFLEDLSPKTFAAKEAHFFYHAACQATERLYVSYSRADARGEAVVVSGFVSELRRLYGVGLESLVPVIERSPSVYDVRRSASPAELTRSVLAGLYQSGPDDALVLHLYNWAVAAGHVSSSVLTRLQSEEERQGSTFGPHDGLLTDPTIHQQLRSRFGPNRVYSASQLNSYGRCPFQFFCQRILQLEEREEASLDLVALDRGWLLHTILHQFMQRHTDTNLSSSRRREYQEELLQVADDVFAYYEEKSLPIHAGLWALQKESLRDTLRRFLDVEIAYQEQVSAAGVQPHWLELGFGMTESDASHPDSRRECFRLNRGKDLIQLRGRMDRVDRSPDGKYIIYDYKSGAGASLKEMQAGVDLQIPLYIRALSDLFLAPDEEVIGGGYYSLKESHFNRNRGMYRHDLQSHTGIGPRANSNVTPEEWQQTLQEAEAYAWKYVDGMRRGDFRVEPKDDACCPRCLYHAVCRFDRQRIRMKSTEHSP